Genomic window (Streptomyces sp. NBC_00078):
TGAGCGTAGCTGCTCTTCGAAAACCTCGGCCGGTGTCCGCCAACCGAGGATTTTTCGGGGCCGGTTGTTGATTGCCAGGGCGACGGCTTCGAGGTCCGTGGACGACCACCGGGAGAGGTCGGTGCCCTTCGGGAAGTACTGACGCAGCAGCCCGTTCGTGTTCTCATTTGTCGGTCGTTGCCAGGGCGAGTGCGGATCGGCGAAGAACACCTTCGTCCCGGTGTCGAGAGCGAACTGGGCATGGCCAGAGAGTTCCTTCCCTCGGTCCCAAGTGAGGGTCTTGCGCAGCTGCTCGGGCAGCTGCGTCATCGACGTGGTGAGCGCCGCGTTCATCGCGATCGCGCCATAGCCTCCGAGCGAGGGGCCGTTCTTCGCGGGTGTCCTTTCCCCCCAGCCCTCCAGCCGGGGCAGGTGCACCAGGAGTGTGGAGCGGCTGCTGCGCTCGACAAGCGTGCCGATCGCGGAGCGGCCCGTCCCAATGATCAAATCGCCTTCCCAGTGTCCGGGGACCGCGCGGTCTGCGGCCCCGGCGGGGCGTTCACTGAGGACGACGTCCGCGGTGACATGCCCCTGCGGCTTGTTCCGTGACCGTGCACGGGGAGTCCGCAGCGCCCGGCCGGTGCGCAGACACGTGACCAGTTCCCGCTTGAGCGCGCCACGGCCTTCGATGAACAGCGCCTGGTAGATCGCTTCGTGGCTGATGCGCATGGACTCATCATCGGGGAAGTCGACATGAAGGCGATGCGAGATCTGTTCCGGGCTCCATGCCGTCGCCCATCTTCTGTCCTGGCGGTGCGGCTTGTTCAGCCCTTTCCATGCGGGCGTCCTGGGCCCGGTGACGATCGTGTTGTCGGGGCGGCGGACGCTGCCGACGAGCCGGTCCTGTACATATTCACGCAACCTGTCGTTGCCTGTGAGCTTCGCGGTCTTCGGGCGCTTGGCGGCCTGCTGTGCTTTCCACTGGGCGACCGTCGCGCGGTACTCCTGCTTGCCGCCGCGCGTGGCAGCGTTGCGGCGCAGTTCGCGAGAGATCGTTCCGGGGTCACGCCCCAGGGCGCGGGCGATCTCGCGCACGCCCTTCTTCATCGCCCTGAGGATCGCGATCTCCTCGCGCTCCTCGAACGCAAGGTACCGGCCCGTGGGCTCGGCCAACGAGATCGGAGGCATGCCGCCAGCGTGACGAAACCACCTCGCACCCACCGGCCACGACACGCCGACCGCCAACGACGCCTCCACCGTCGTGACCCCCGTGGCGATCAGCCGCCAGAACTGGCGCTGCACGACTCGAGACGGATCAGGCCGCCCCGGCGACCGCATCGCCGGCCGCAACGCACGATCAGCGCGCCACTGCCGACGCCGACCCTCCGGA
Coding sequences:
- a CDS encoding IS30 family transposase — protein: MPPISLAEPTGRYLAFEEREEIAILRAMKKGVREIARALGRDPGTISRELRRNAATRGGKQEYRATVAQWKAQQAAKRPKTAKLTGNDRLREYVQDRLVGSVRRPDNTIVTGPRTPAWKGLNKPHRQDRRWATAWSPEQISHRLHVDFPDDESMRISHEAIYQALFIEGRGALKRELVTCLRTGRALRTPRARSRNKPQGHVTADVVLSERPAGAADRAVPGHWEGDLIIGTGRSAIGTLVERSSRSTLLVHLPRLEGWGERTPAKNGPSLGGYGAIAMNAALTTSMTQLPEQLRKTLTWDRGKELSGHAQFALDTGTKVFFADPHSPWQRPTNENTNGLLRQYFPKGTDLSRWSSTDLEAVALAINNRPRKILGWRTPAEVFEEQLRSLQQHGVASTG